The nucleotide sequence TGATTGTGATGTGGAAGTGTATTGGGCACGCTAGGAGGTCTGTTAATGGCCTATATAAGGAGCACCTAGTTCATTTAGAGTATGAATAGtatgaaagttttaaaaaaattaatatgatatTATCTAAGTCTAAGATGTTAAGTAGGATCCACTTAAAAAGCATAGGCTTGACTCTAATATATCTGTTATTTTAAGAAGTGGAGTTTTACTAAACACTTAATAAGCTGTTTTATCAAGTTTATTCCTTTAAAGCTTTTCGTGTATATATCTTGTGTAATTTCTATAGTGAGTACACCTTATCTAATTCCACTGTGATTGTGAGATGCGCAAAAAAACAAAGGAGACCGCATTACAAGTAAATGCGATAGTAGAATCGTATGTACAGTtagagaataaaatttttaatacaaaattctGGGAATAAAAAGGATaaatatacttatatttttgaaactcaaaaacTAAAAGTTGGGATAAAAGATTTCTTTTATTAACTGTTCCACCAGATTTATAGAATGGCGCTAAATCCTAAGCTTTCGAATCTATTTGTTTCTCTGACTTTTTACTTTTATTGGGTTTGGTGTGGAATGATGAACTTCTTTTTCCTTcccttttcaatatttttagatcTTTCTATGATATTTTTCACTGTGCCTTAACTAATACCAAGTTCATGTGCAACCCTTTCCTACATTTTTGCTACTGGAATCTTATCAGGTTGTGCCtccaataatataaatttaaatacattatataCTATTTGACGATATAcatttaatatcttaagtttaACAAGCGATTTAGAAGccatatcaaaaaattaacagaatGTACCACTTTTTGATAAACAACGTTTACTCTAAgacgttttcttttttaatggaaaatattacaattatttacaCGTGTGACATACGCGCATTCAAAGATCAGagacaaaatgaaattgaacaCTGTGTAAGTCATAGAGCTGATAGTATTATATTCTCAGCAACTTTCAATTTGTCTAGCTTTTCAATTTGCCGTTTGCTTAATTGTAGGTACAATAATAAGGTGTTTAGTAAATAATGTTATGTCTAAAATGCCAGAGGTCAGATTAAGTTCTTCATTAGTATCctattcatttcaattattacgTGGTATAGGTTTAAATCAGTCAGTTCAGATCATTGGTAATAGACATAAAATAAAGGTCAACAGAAATCTACAAGcatggaaaattttttgaaacactctATTTTCTGTTGTGAAGGAATCGATATTCAATCAACTTCTACTTACTCTATCTATCTATGTTGAAAGTTTgcacaatacaatacaatagcATAGTACTATTTTATATAAACGTTTTTTCAAACGATAATAAAAGTGTGAATGCCTGGCAACTAAGTCACCGACTTCCAACTTCAAGGTCGCTGAATCAATTCTTgggtgaaaatttatttttagcatTCTCTATGTTTTCTCTCTTTAATTTAGTTTCAAACCATTAAAATTTTCTAAGCTTTAAAAAGAATTGTGCAATTTTGTAGTATTAATTCATTAATCACATTTATGGAATTATTTTCCATGTAACGATTCTAGCCTTAAGTAATGATATGATAGCTTAGAGCAGCCATACTCAAAGTGTGGGGGCTTCGCGAGACTccagaaaaaaaatggaaatacctctaattttcaatatttttcttcattgttGAAATTTAGTCGAGTAGATTAGTCAATCATTTAGTCGAGTCGATCCGTTTCGTTTGTATCCTGCATAGACTCCACAAAGAGAATATCGCCAAATCTAAAATTAGTTTTCGATGGAGcggtgaaaataataaattccatcaaATCACGACCAATGCAATCCCGGTTGTTCTCATTGTCACCAAAAAAGTTTGAGACCCGCTGGCTTGGAAGTAAGATCGTCGCCCTCTAACCTCAAGGTTAACtcttaatggaaaaacaaatttataatccACTTCTAATTTTTAACAGCATTTTTGtaaattggaataattttataCCCAAgaatatattcttaaaaaacattttgcTTAAATTAAAACCTAAATCCTAATTAATGCCGtgatggaaacaaaaaatataacagcGAATTAACGTTCAATGGAGAAAATGATAAAGACAAAGATGGTTTTCAAAAGAGACCCTTCGAAAACTTGTACAGAGAGATATAATTTTCGTTATACAAGAGTATTGTAGTAATTTGATCAAACTCACTAATAAGCGAAGATATAAAAGTGAGCGtaagtttctaaaaaaaatgatcaacatttgatataattttcatgatTCCCAAAAATGTTCTAGGAATTTGAACACcaataatttacaataattttcaattttttctcaacttCGTTTTCATCATCTTTTTACACCAATACCAACCAGCTTTACTAGGACTTATTTTTACCGCACATTCAAGTGAagtgtttttttcataaatatatagttttattaaacAAACTAAATCTAAGCGTCATACCCAAACTAGttataatgttaaaaaatttgatttggcATTCTGCATGCAACATTTTAACTACAAGTTAGTCTACGAagagtttttattattagatagATGTAATGGAGGAGAGTGTTAGAGTGAATTTTAAAGCCTCAgctattctaaatattattctaTTCATGCGCAATCTCACacctttttaattttatttgaagacACCGATCCTTTTTGACTTTGAGGCGATTGGCTTTTTTCTGAGGCAGCTGTCGGGGAGGGAGGATCAGAAATTTGTGTTTCAGAAGGGACTAAAGGAAGGGTACCATCATCCacactatttaaaattttaggaTTTGCTAGGCTTATCGGAGGCATTATAGTCCGACTTTTAGGTTTTCTCCAACcctgataatataaataaaaaagttaaggAACATgctaatttataatatatttctacatttaactattttttaaagaaaatctgttcaaactatattttatttatcagttAGACCACGACACATTTTATACCAATCAAAGACCTGTATTACATTCTATTCCCAATAATGTTCAAACCTCTTTCAATTTCTGGAGTGTAAAGATTTTCACCTTATAGTGAGAAAAGAGATAAAGTGGCTTCCAGGAAAGAATACAGGCAGAAAAATTAAATCCTGGGAATCTGACAGGTCATCTAAGATTCTAGAATTGATAACGTTAGAAAGAGTGACAAACCAATGGACCAAATGCATAACATGGTGGACACAGACATCTCAATTGAAGTGGTAATCACTGACAGCCAATCAGGGGCCATTAAAACTTTTCTTTTCTCTTAAAATGCATTTCTCTAAAATAAAGATAGCCAGAAGCTAGCGCCAGGAGCTAGATTGGGCATTTTTGGACTAAAATGCAAACTGTCCATACCACTGGAAcaatcattcaatatttttcaggtAAATTTGCTAGCTATAAACATTTGTAGCCGGAAGTGTTTGGATAGAAAGCTCTCTAGAAAGTACATTCACATGCTCTTAGATAACCCAGCTGCCTTGAAGGCCCTGAAGGCTATTGAGTACACGTCCAAGCTAGCGTAGGACTGCAAACATACTCTAAAAGTACTAACTAACAGAAACACAGTAAACCTAACGCGGCTACCAGGCCACCAACGTATACCAGGCAATGAGAAAGCAGTTAACCTTGCCAAAAAAGGGGTAGCAAATCCATATTTTGGACCAGAGCCTTAATTTGGCTCAAAGAGATGCCACATCAAGAATAAACTGAACAGATGGCTAAACCACTAGATGGATTCTtaaagtaaaaacaatttagCCTTAAGACAACCCAAAAGACTATCAGCTAAAAATTTCCAGAAACTACATTAATCTTGTGGTTGGTCTCCTGACAGATTACTGCCCCGTCAAATATAACCTTAAGACGACGACAACAACAGATTCTGCGAGCAAGTCATAGAAATAGCAGAGCATCTACTATTCGAAGGAATAATGCTAACACTTTGGGTCCAAACCACTCCACAAACCCAAGAAGTATTAAATTAATAaggtttcaaaaaaatctttctagGTGAGAGCACTACGTTATGACTAATTTAATATGTACTTAATAATGCTCTTAGTCggcaacaatattttttttcatcatataaaaaGTGTCATgtcttatttttgttaattttattcatttaatgaTCAATAGCGATACCAAATAatactttatttcaaaatacctTATCATCGTAAAAACCCTGATCGTCAGTCCTTTGTTGGCCAAGAAGTCGGTCTGTTTCTAAATCGGTGTCATTTTCCTCTACAATAAACATATATATggttatcaatttttatgagGAAATATCAAATCTTGATCTACACTACTCAGCTGAAGCGATCTGCTAGATCATTTCTATTGACGtctttctaatgaaaaaaatatttacgaggGGACCAGAATAGTATTAAAGCGAGAATGAGAATACAACTGAAGAACATGAATAGAagcattaaaatgaaattaaaaattaatactgAATTGAACAAGTAGATATCTAGTAGAAGTCTTTGAAATCATGTCGTAATTCCCTCTTCAATTCTTGGCGACTTAAAAAAAGCAAAACTAGCCGTTTGAAGAATAAATACCATAATGGTAAACGTAAATATAGGACTAGAAttgcaaagaaaatatttcatacatgTAAACTTACTGAGCACACTATTTACTACCACTGAAGTAACACTCACAATCACACATCTGGTCTGTTGAGCCTTCCATAGGTTGCTGGTTCATATTCGACTCAAAGAggatcagacagtgtaattgtgttgaTATAGTATTATTAAAGAGGGTGTACAGTATGAATATCCCAAACAGTTTCAGATATTGCAACTTGAAAGGGAACTAGTTAACTCTTTACAAATATTAATAGTTCAATTAAAATGTTCATACAGTTCAGAATATAATGGATAAATATAACCACCTAATAAGGCAAAGACAGATATTATGAAGCATACCTCTGTATGCATTCaggagagaaaaatatttctattaagatcttttggaaataataaaaattgctaGTGTTATTTTACTAATACCTTCTTCCCCTCCACTATTAAACTTCCTCTCTGAATCTCCACTTGCATTTGAAAGACCCCTTTGCCTGAAATGACtgttatgaatataaaataaaacaattttccgtaattattaataatacctGGGCACCCAAATAGGGCTAGTTGCATTTTCTTCGTCACCTTCTTCAGGATGACGCTGTAATGGTAGCGTTTTTGTCCTTTGTAGAGTTAACCTAATATCTTTTAGAGCTGCTTCAACATCGTTTGTTTTTTCTCCTTGCATTGGGCGATGAGGCGCAGGAGCAGGAGGAGGAGGTGTTTTTTCTACAATATACATTACTTCTAATATAACTATTAAAATACAGAGTCAATAATACATACTGAAATATTGTATACTATTCAATTTTCGTTCAGGTACCTTGTATACTTACCAAGTGAATCTGTTTGAGATATCGTCATAGGTTCTTCAAAGCTACTAACACAACCATTAATATCAATAGAAGATACATTACGTATTTCGTTTTTTGGAGACAaaccattttcattaattttagtaGAATTTGATTTACAAATTCCTTGATTGATTTCCCTTTCTATTTCAGTTATTTGTCGCTTCATGAGCATTACAGTTGGGTTATTATTATCTGTATCACTAGCATGTCCGGATGATAAACCATCTTCTAATACAGGCATACTAGAGTATAAGCGTAACGAATCACTAGGAATAACTAAGTCTGTATTTGATCCTAAAAAAGTGGTAATAagtacatattttcaaatcatcaattttgaataatgtttAAGGTGATGTAGGGTGATGTTTGATTTTAGAAATGGTACAGCTAAGCTTTACAATGCAATAAGATTGCTGGTCTTTCAACTAAacttcatcatttttttattacttctagCATTTTCCAAACAttctatcaataaatttttccattcaCTCTCTAATATAATGGCAAAAGCTTTTTGAGCATATAGATCAACTATTTCTAATGATCAAAAAGATTCGATTCCTTGAATATGGCAGTCACGTCATTGTACAACAAAACGTTTCcgacaaattataaaatatttcatcaaaatcaagGTATTTTTTACAGCTTGATTGATGTAggatgataaaatttattttgttttaaaatatacgTGCTTCAACCTTTTGGATAATAGTGTGGTATACTAGAAATGCTTTATTAAATTGCTTCTAATAGTTTCTTTGATATGCATGGGCcactattcaaaataaaaaaatcttaaacaTGTGCCACCATTTTTTAATGTCATTATTGAAGTCTAATCAAGTTTATATCATCCTATGACTAccaaattatttgtaaaacaaTATGGAAGTTACGAGACCACCTTATCATGACAGCGGCAGTAATAAGAGACTCTTCTGAGAAATAAAGTGCTATCTTCATACTTTTGTAATCTTATATATTCTTTAGAATTCATTGTATATTAGACTTGTCTTAGCTTTTGTTGAGAATTCGTTCTTAATATACCACTtgtactttatatattttttaaaaaaccaatCTTTATTTATAGTTAAGTTATAACTCggatttgatttcaaattacaTCAGATgacaataatgaaatataaaaattaatgactCACCTAAGAGGCCACCAGAAGGTCCCATGTCAGTTTCCATTAACATTAAAGACGCTTCACTATCTAAATCTCCACAATTAGAGTCACAGTCTGTTGTTTCCGGAGAAAGAGTAAAATTCCTACTATGTCCTACTTGTAAACCTACCTCAGTTTCTCCTAAATCACCACTAGATCCGGTACCAATAGATAGATCTAAAAAATTGTTCTCATGCTCCGTTATGTCATGATCCTGAAATACAATTTACTTTggtgattttattataaaaggaatatttgtatcaaaatacAAGTGCCAACccttatgaaatatataaaacatatgattgttcaaaattattgcaaatgaagttgaaattggaaaaatatacaggTAAGTTGTATAAAAAACCAAGCAAGATGTTGAACTGTGACAGAGAAAAAGAGCTGGAAAAgttctataatgaaaaatataagaaaatttgttcACAGTAGATACTCACAAATCATCGCAATTACTGCAATTATTTCCACGAAAATTTAGTGTAAGTCCAATTAGCAGTAAATAAATAGAGAATAAGGCATATGTGAATAAAAAggaacaaacaaacaaaacatttagaagaaaaaataatattacctGAATAAAATGTATGATACaattttaaatgtataaaataaacagataACAAGTGTTCATTCTGTTAACAAAatgaatcaacaattatattgtatataataCAACCactaaaaaccataaaaaactattttgcaTGGTTCCCAAAAGCGAcgattttaaattagaaaaaaaaaaatttgtgctAAGTTCCACCCGCTTCTATATtaagtatttaataaattaattttagttctACTGTACTCACCTGCCCAAGATTAGTTAGATTAGTGTTCATACACTTTCTAGGACTATCTATCCGAAcacaaaattcattttcttctggTAAGGTTTTAGCTAATCTTTGTCCAACATATGAATTACCAGAATCACTAGCCTGTCTCCTTAATTCGTATTCTAAATCTTGAAATTCTACCTCCAGCCGATTTTCTTCATCAGTTGGAGgacatttaaaaaattcttctagTACTTTTCTAGTTTCCGAAAACTCATATAAGTAATCAAAAGTAGATGTTGTTGTTGAATTCGGAGAAacatattttatctaaaaaatttcgTTGCGTTAAAGTTAGCTGTGCGAACTATTTTGGAACAATATGATATTTTAACCTGAACACCGTGTTTAAACAACTACACCAGCAGGTGTTTTAATTTACATTTTGCATCACGTCAATATCCAGCTTATTACCGAatgatttaatataattatttaattaaatctcaatatagatttatattttgttgacaATATTCCAATAGAAGAATCATTGTCAGTCTTTACTTTGTacatatttgttaaaaataaaccTTTCCAAatagaataattataatttaaacttaaaaagCTAAAAAACATGCTTGTATACTGaatcaatcaattaattaaattggatagtacaaaataattcttgACGAGCATAAAATAACTGACAAGGAAATTAATGTCTAAAAGCGTTGGGTACGATAACAACACATTTAAACTACCTCTATATTTCGGAATATAACTAGTAAGAAATTTAACGATTAATAGTTAGTACCCCACTCTGGTAAGAATAATGGTACGAATCAATGATACTGATGCATTGTCATCAGTTCTTGACAAGTGCGCGAAATTGTTGATTTATCTGTTCATTTAAAGTTCAAAGATTCAGTAACATGCTAACCTAGGGATCTTggtacaaatttataaaattagtgTTTTGTCATCGGTCGTGTTGAAATTAGCTCAcctttattattatgaatattaaatattacttACAATTGAGGAATggttttcattatttacattGGAATCATTTTCTACTGGACTAGGAGTACTGACGACCCTTTGTGGAAAGCCAGGTCGAGGCGGATAAACACTAGGTGAAGCCAACAAACTTTGTGCACTAGGAAGCTGCGGGTGTGAATAATTTGATTCGGTATTTCTTTGTCCATATCGTCTAGGGGAACCTTCATAAACAGCGATAGGTAAATTTCCTATTACTTTGGTAACTTTTTCGCTATCAGTATCACCGGTATTGAAAACATTTGTGGCAGTGTGTAAATGTTCCTTCtgtatctttttattttcatcaacatGCCAGTTTTCACCAATGTCGTCGAAAACTACTACTTCTCCGGGCAACGTCATTTTTATTGGACTAGATTTATCTGTAGCACCCTCGGCATTTTTCTCGTGAGCCACTGAACATACTTCGGACGAAAATACTGTCTCGGTATAATCTCGGGAATTTTGTGACTTTTTCGTTTCGTTCCGTGCACGTAATTCCCATACGCCTTGCCTCAAAGGCGATTTCTGGACCTTTTTTTCCCCATCTTCAACCGCTAGAGAATTTCTAGATTTTCTTAATGCTTTACTTCGACTCTGGGAATATATTTCTCGTCCTCCAGCAATTTCAATGATCCTAgaataaacattcattttagtACAAAAGCATTTACTTCATTATCACAACAAAATACAACTAACTGTATTGCGAGcaacataaaaaatttccatccTAACTATATAggattaatattttcaattttgtaaattttatacaCTGTATTCATGGATTTTGTAccaaaaagaataaaaagatttttactAAACGTATTTAccgatttttttctacaatccCTTAGCTACAACCCTACCGAACTTTTTTGAAATGCAAATGTATTTCGTATATTACGTGATTGAAAAGATCGTGACTTTTACTtatgaaaaatgagaaaaaatttttaaaaatctcttTTCAGTGCTTTAGACCAGTCAATTAACGTAGCTTATGATGAGAATATCTTccattttgtaatttgaagGCTCCCGGGTGATGATAAAACCTGTCTATGGAATTCTGAATACCATTATCTGGTattcaatttgatttcattttaattctaGTTTTTAGATCTTAA is from Diorhabda carinulata isolate Delta chromosome 1, icDioCari1.1, whole genome shotgun sequence and encodes:
- the LOC130900197 gene encoding uncharacterized protein LOC130900197 isoform X4, coding for MTSLTLALDNIDVTENTEQISKLFPKCRPRSDINLNPIIVSGRDHECNENTENTVMSADSENDRIIEIAGGREIYSQSRSKALRKSRNSLAVEDGEKKVQKSPLRQGVWELRARNETKKSQNSRDYTETVFSSEVCSVAHEKNAEGATDKSSPIKMTLPGEVVVFDDIGENWHVDENKKIQKEHLHTATNVFNTGDTDSEKVTKVIGNLPIAVYEGSPRRYGQRNTESNYSHPQLPSAQSLLASPSVYPPRPGFPQRVVSTPSPVENDSNVNNENHSSIIKYVSPNSTTTSTFDYLYEFSETRKVLEEFFKCPPTDEENRLEVEFQDLEYELRRQASDSGNSYVGQRLAKTLPEENEFCVRIDSPRKCMNTNLTNLGQDHDITEHENNFLDLSIGTGSSGDLGETEVGLQVGHSRNFTLSPETTDCDSNCGDLDSEASLMLMETDMGPSGGLLGSNTDLVIPSDSLRLYSSMPVLEDGLSSGHASDTDNNNPTVMLMKRQITEIEREINQGICKSNSTKINENGLSPKNEIRNVSSIDINGCVSSFEEPMTISQTDSLEKTPPPPAPAPHRPMQGEKTNDVEAALKDIRLTLQRTKTLPLQRHPEEGDEENATSPIWVPSHFRQRGLSNASGDSERKFNSGGEEEENDTDLETDRLLGQQRTDDQGFYDDKGWRKPKSRTIMPPISLANPKILNSVDDGTLPLVPSETQISDPPSPTAASEKSQSPQSQKGSVSSNKIKKEKDNKKKGRNKEDVIQRSVLIEGVLFRARYLGSTQLVCEGQPTKTTRMMQAEEAVSRIKAPDGESQPSTEVDLFISTEKIMVLNTDLKEIMMDHALRTISYIADIGDLVVLMARRRFVPHEMEDAPKINRTPKMICHVFESEEAQFIAQSIGQAFQVAYMEFLKANGIEDHSFVKEMDYQEVLNSQEIFGDELQMFAKKEMQKEVVVPKAKGEILGVVIVESGWGSMLPTVVIANLAPAGAAARCGQLNIGDQIIAINGVSLVGLPLSTCQTYIKNSKNQTVVKLTVVPCAPVVEVKIKRPDTKYQLGFSVQNGVICSLLRGGIAERGGVRVGHRIIEINNQSVVAVPHEKIVNLLATSVGEILMKTMPTSMFRLLTGQENPVYI
- the LOC130900197 gene encoding uncharacterized protein LOC130900197 isoform X2 → MTSLTLALDNIDVTENTEQISKLFPKCRPRSDINLNPIIVSGRDHECNENTENTVMSADSENDRWIADSSCNVSRDNASQLQSTDDDDIIIEHKHTGTYKLRDSRIIEIAGGREIYSQSRSKALRKSRNSLAVEDGEKKVQKSPLRQGVWELRARNETKKSQNSRDYTETVFSSEVCSVAHEKNAEGATDKSSPIKMTLPGEVVVFDDIGENWHVDENKKIQKEHLHTATNVFNTGDTDSEKVTKVIGNLPIAVYEGSPRRYGQRNTESNYSHPQLPSAQSLLASPSVYPPRPGFPQRVVSTPSPVENDSNVNNENHSSIIKYVSPNSTTTSTFDYLYEFSETRKVLEEFFKCPPTDEENRLEVEFQDLEYELRRQASDSGNSYVGQRLAKTLPEENEFCVRIDSPRKCMNTNLTNLGQDHDITEHENNFLDLSIGTGSSGDLGETEVGLQVGHSRNFTLSPETTDCDSNCGDLDSEASLMLMETDMGPSGGLLGSNTDLVIPSDSLRLYSSMPVLEDGLSSGHASDTDNNNPTVMLMKRQITEIEREINQGICKSNSTKINENGLSPKNEIRNVSSIDINGCVSSFEEPMTISQTDSLEKTPPPPAPAPHRPMQGEKTNDVEAALKDIRLTLQRTKTLPLQRHPEEGDEENATSPIWVPRQRGLSNASGDSERKFNSGGEEEENDTDLETDRLLGQQRTDDQGFYDDKGWRKPKSRTIMPPISLANPKILNSVDDGTLPLVPSETQISDPPSPTAASEKSQSPQSQKGSVSSNKIKKEKDNKKKGRNKEDVIQRSVLIEGVLFRARYLGSTQLVCEGQPTKTTRMMQAEEAVSRIKAPDGESQPSTEVDLFISTEKIMVLNTDLKEIMMDHALRTISYIADIGDLVVLMARRRFVPHEMEDAPKINRTPKMICHVFESEEAQFIAQSIGQAFQVAYMEFLKANGIEDHSFVKEMDYQEVLNSQEIFGDELQMFAKKEMQKEVVVPKAKGEILGVVIVESGWGSMLPTVVIANLAPAGAAARCGQLNIGDQIIAINGVSLVGLPLSTCQTYIKNSKNQTVVKLTVVPCAPVVEVKIKRPDTKYQLGFSVQNGVICSLLRGGIAERGGVRVGHRIIEINNQSVVAVPHEKIVNLLATSVGEILMKTMPTSMFRLLTGQENPVYI
- the LOC130900197 gene encoding uncharacterized protein LOC130900197 isoform X1, translating into MTSLTLALDNIDVTENTEQISKLFPKCRPRSDINLNPIIVSGRDHECNENTENTVMSADSENDRWIADSSCNVSRDNASQLQSTDDDDIIIEHKHTGTYKLRDSRIIEIAGGREIYSQSRSKALRKSRNSLAVEDGEKKVQKSPLRQGVWELRARNETKKSQNSRDYTETVFSSEVCSVAHEKNAEGATDKSSPIKMTLPGEVVVFDDIGENWHVDENKKIQKEHLHTATNVFNTGDTDSEKVTKVIGNLPIAVYEGSPRRYGQRNTESNYSHPQLPSAQSLLASPSVYPPRPGFPQRVVSTPSPVENDSNVNNENHSSIIKYVSPNSTTTSTFDYLYEFSETRKVLEEFFKCPPTDEENRLEVEFQDLEYELRRQASDSGNSYVGQRLAKTLPEENEFCVRIDSPRKCMNTNLTNLGQDHDITEHENNFLDLSIGTGSSGDLGETEVGLQVGHSRNFTLSPETTDCDSNCGDLDSEASLMLMETDMGPSGGLLGSNTDLVIPSDSLRLYSSMPVLEDGLSSGHASDTDNNNPTVMLMKRQITEIEREINQGICKSNSTKINENGLSPKNEIRNVSSIDINGCVSSFEEPMTISQTDSLEKTPPPPAPAPHRPMQGEKTNDVEAALKDIRLTLQRTKTLPLQRHPEEGDEENATSPIWVPSHFRQRGLSNASGDSERKFNSGGEEEENDTDLETDRLLGQQRTDDQGFYDDKGWRKPKSRTIMPPISLANPKILNSVDDGTLPLVPSETQISDPPSPTAASEKSQSPQSQKGSVSSNKIKKEKDNKKKGRNKEDVIQRSVLIEGVLFRARYLGSTQLVCEGQPTKTTRMMQAEEAVSRIKAPDGESQPSTEVDLFISTEKIMVLNTDLKEIMMDHALRTISYIADIGDLVVLMARRRFVPHEMEDAPKINRTPKMICHVFESEEAQFIAQSIGQAFQVAYMEFLKANGIEDHSFVKEMDYQEVLNSQEIFGDELQMFAKKEMQKEVVVPKAKGEILGVVIVESGWGSMLPTVVIANLAPAGAAARCGQLNIGDQIIAINGVSLVGLPLSTCQTYIKNSKNQTVVKLTVVPCAPVVEVKIKRPDTKYQLGFSVQNGVICSLLRGGIAERGGVRVGHRIIEINNQSVVAVPHEKIVNLLATSVGEILMKTMPTSMFRLLTGQENPVYI
- the LOC130900197 gene encoding amyloid-beta A4 precursor protein-binding family A member 2 isoform X11 translates to MTLPGEVVVFDDIGENWHVDENKKIQKEHLHTATNVFNTGDTDSEKVTKVIGNLPIAVYEGSPRRYGQRNTESNYSHPQLPSAQSLLASPSVYPPRPGFPQRVVSTPSPVENDSNVNNENHSSIIKYVSPNSTTTSTFDYLYEFSETRKVLEEFFKCPPTDEENRLEVEFQDLEYELRRQASDSGNSYVGQRLAKTLPEENEFCVRIDSPRKCMNTNLTNLGQDHDITEHENNFLDLSIGTGSSGDLGETEVGLQVGHSRNFTLSPETTDCDSNCGDLDSEASLMLMETDMGPSGGLLGSNTDLVIPSDSLRLYSSMPVLEDGLSSGHASDTDNNNPTVMLMKRQITEIEREINQGICKSNSTKINENGLSPKNEIRNVSSIDINGCVSSFEEPMTISQTDSLEKTPPPPAPAPHRPMQGEKTNDVEAALKDIRLTLQRTKTLPLQRHPEEGDEENATSPIWVPSHFRQRGLSNASGDSERKFNSGGEEEENDTDLETDRLLGQQRTDDQGFYDDKGWRKPKSRTIMPPISLANPKILNSVDDGTLPLVPSETQISDPPSPTAASEKSQSPQSQKGSVSSNKIKKEKDNKKKGRNKEDVIQRSVLIEGVLFRARYLGSTQLVCEGQPTKTTRMMQAEEAVSRIKAPDGESQPSTEVDLFISTEKIMVLNTDLKEIMMDHALRTISYIADIGDLVVLMARRRFVPHEMEDAPKINRTPKMICHVFESEEAQFIAQSIGQAFQVAYMEFLKANGIEDHSFVKEMDYQEVLNSQEIFGDELQMFAKKEMQKEVVVPKAKGEILGVVIVESGWGSMLPTVVIANLAPAGAAARCGQLNIGDQIIAINGVSLVGLPLSTCQTYIKNSKNQTVVKLTVVPCAPVVEVKIKRPDTKYQLGFSVQNGVICSLLRGGIAERGGVRVGHRIIEINNQSVVAVPHEKIVNLLATSVGEILMKTMPTSMFRLLTGQENPVYI
- the LOC130900197 gene encoding uncharacterized protein LOC130900197 isoform X5; the encoded protein is MTSLTLALDNIDVTENTEQISKLFPKCRPRSDINLNPIIVSGRDHECNENTENTVMSADSENDRIIEIAGGREIYSQSRSKALRKSRNSLAVEDGEKKVQKSPLRQGVWELRARNETKKSQNSRDYTETVFSSEVCSVAHEKNAEGATDKSSPIKMTLPGEVVVFDDIGENWHVDENKKIQKEHLHTATNVFNTGDTDSEKVTKVIGNLPIAVYEGSPRRYGQRNTESNYSHPQLPSAQSLLASPSVYPPRPGFPQRVVSTPSPVENDSNVNNENHSSIIKYVSPNSTTTSTFDYLYEFSETRKVLEEFFKCPPTDEENRLEVEFQDLEYELRRQASDSGNSYVGQRLAKTLPEENEFCVRIDSPRKCMNTNLTNLGQDHDITEHENNFLDLSIGTGSSGDLGETEVGLQVGHSRNFTLSPETTDCDSNCGDLDSEASLMLMETDMGPSGGLLGSNTDLVIPSDSLRLYSSMPVLEDGLSSGHASDTDNNNPTVMLMKRQITEIEREINQGICKSNSTKINENGLSPKNEIRNVSSIDINGCVSSFEEPMTISQTDSLEKTPPPPAPAPHRPMQGEKTNDVEAALKDIRLTLQRTKTLPLQRHPEEGDEENATSPIWVPRQRGLSNASGDSERKFNSGGEEEENDTDLETDRLLGQQRTDDQGFYDDKGWRKPKSRTIMPPISLANPKILNSVDDGTLPLVPSETQISDPPSPTAASEKSQSPQSQKGSVSSNKIKKEKDNKKKGRNKEDVIQRSVLIEGVLFRARYLGSTQLVCEGQPTKTTRMMQAEEAVSRIKAPDGESQPSTEVDLFISTEKIMVLNTDLKEIMMDHALRTISYIADIGDLVVLMARRRFVPHEMEDAPKINRTPKMICHVFESEEAQFIAQSIGQAFQVAYMEFLKANGIEDHSFVKEMDYQEVLNSQEIFGDELQMFAKKEMQKEVVVPKAKGEILGVVIVESGWGSMLPTVVIANLAPAGAAARCGQLNIGDQIIAINGVSLVGLPLSTCQTYIKNSKNQTVVKLTVVPCAPVVEVKIKRPDTKYQLGFSVQNGVICSLLRGGIAERGGVRVGHRIIEINNQSVVAVPHEKIVNLLATSVGEILMKTMPTSMFRLLTGQENPVYI